The sequence GTCATCTATCGCTGATAAATCGGGGTCAGACCGAAACTATTCGATAAATCGGGGTCAGACCGAAATTATTCGCCACAATTGTTCGAAGCAATGGCTGGAATTGACTTCGCTTCTTAAACTGCAATTGTGGCGAATAATTTCGGTCTGACCCCGATTTAGCTTTTCGGTCTGACCCCGATTTATCAGCGATAGATAACGGGGCGCGGCTCGGGGGCGCTGGCGTCGATGGTGCAGGCGTCGCGCAGCAGCATTGCAGCGTGTTCGGCGGTGGCCGTGGACGCGGCATGAACCACGGCCAGCGGCGTGTGCGCATCGATCGGCGTACCAACAGGTGCGATGTCGCTGAACCCGACCGACAAATCCAGCTCGTCATCGAGCGCGCTGCGCCCGCCGCCCAGTTCAACAATGGCATTGCCAACGGCGAAGGCATCGACGCTGGTGAGATAACCGTGATTGTCGGCGTGCACCGGCAGTGTGACCGGGGCGCTGACAAGATAGTGGGTGTAGCGTTCGACAAAATCGGCCGGGCCACCCAGTGCACTGACCATACGGCCGAAAGTTTCTGCGGCCCTGCCCGACGTCACCGCCGTATCGACCCTGGCCAGGGCAGCATCACGATCAGTTTCCAGCCCACCGACGATAAGCATTTCGGCGCACAGCTCCAGCACAACTTCATTGAGCCTTGCTTCACGGTGCTCGTTGCTCAGGTAGGCCATCGACTCGGCAATTTCCAGCGCGTTACCCGCGGTGGTGCCAAGCGTCTCGTTCATATCGGTGATCAGTGCGTGGGTCTGCAGGCCGCTGCTGGCTGCAGTGGCGGTAATGCTGTCGGCCAGCCTGTGGGCGCGTTCCGGCGTCTTCATGAAAGCACCGTTGCCGCACTTGACGTCCATTACCAGCCCGTCGAGCCCGGCGGCGATTTTTTTCGACAGTATCGACGCGGTAATCAACGGCACCGACTCTACCGTCGCGGTGACGTCACGGATGGCATAAAAGCGACGATCGGCCGGCGCCAGCTCGGCGGTCTGGCCAATGATCGCGCAGCCGACTTCGCTGACCACTTTCCTGAACTCATCCAGGTCCGGTGTTGCGCTGTAGCCGGGAATACTGCCGATCTTGTCCAGCGTACCGCCGGTGTGGCCCAGCCCGCGG comes from Gammaproteobacteria bacterium and encodes:
- the deoA gene encoding thymidine phosphorylase codes for the protein MLFTEVIRKKRDGETLTAAEIEFFAAGLADESIPAEQVSALAMAIFLNSMNAEEAGTLTVAMANSGVTLEWRDLDGPVIDKHSTGGVGDKVSFLLTPIAAACGCYVPMISGRGLGHTGGTLDKIGSIPGYSATPDLDEFRKVVSEVGCAIIGQTAELAPADRRFYAIRDVTATVESVPLITASILSKKIAAGLDGLVMDVKCGNGAFMKTPERAHRLADSITATAASSGLQTHALITDMNETLGTTAGNALEIAESMAYLSNEHREARLNEVVLELCAEMLIVGGLETDRDAALARVDTAVTSGRAAETFGRMVSALGGPADFVERYTHYLVSAPVTLPVHADNHGYLTSVDAFAVGNAIVELGGGRSALDDELDLSVGFSDIAPVGTPIDAHTPLAVVHAASTATAEHAAMLLRDACTIDASAPEPRPVIYR